One Cytophagales bacterium DNA window includes the following coding sequences:
- a CDS encoding Crp/Fnr family transcriptional regulator: protein MNDALANYINRYVPFTEDELAIFQQKLVERKFEKGSTLLEAGNTSKQLFFIIEGLVRSYYIDNKGNEKITSFGKEHWWVTDMESFIHQTPSQLFISALEPCTVLTLTKDRLDELYIEVPKVERLFRLITERWLIALQRSSFYYMKATSKDRYYNMVKLIPNFVNRVPQYMIASYLDITPEYLSELRRSH, encoded by the coding sequence ATGAATGACGCCTTAGCGAATTACATCAATCGGTACGTTCCTTTCACAGAAGATGAGTTGGCAATTTTTCAGCAAAAATTGGTTGAAAGAAAATTTGAGAAAGGAAGTACGCTACTGGAAGCAGGAAATACGAGTAAACAACTGTTTTTTATCATAGAAGGACTAGTCCGGTCTTATTACATTGATAATAAAGGAAACGAAAAAATCACGTCCTTCGGTAAGGAACATTGGTGGGTAACAGATATGGAAAGCTTTATCCATCAAACACCTTCTCAACTGTTCATTTCTGCACTCGAACCATGTACAGTGCTGACCCTAACAAAAGACAGATTAGACGAATTGTATATCGAAGTACCTAAAGTTGAGCGACTATTTCGCCTGATCACAGAAAGGTGGTTAATTGCTTTACAGCGAAGCAGCTTCTATTATATGAAAGCCACCAGTAAAGATCGCTATTATAACATGGTGAAGCTCATTCCAAATTTTGTCAATCGGGTTCCACAGTACATGATCGCTTCCTATCTGGACATAACGCCGGAGTATTTAAGTGAGCTAAGAAGAAGTCATTGA
- a CDS encoding S41 family peptidase has product MSENNNSRQAIRLPLLFSIALALGVFIGSRMGNPGSAFNSFEGSMSKFREVLSYIENDYVDEVDTEAIMDEVLDEMLEEVIEETLQRLDPHTSYISTTDIDLIRSQLQGNFEGIGIEFNIFKDTIYVVAPLSGGPSEKVGLLSGDKIVKVDGETIAGVGFTNRDVVSRLRGEKGSAVNVSIKRSGNDDLLNFEIIRDVIPQYSVDVAYMADPSTGYMKVSKFSATTYMEFKEALLGLQEKGMQRLILDLTGNTGGYLDRAVDMVDEILEDGKLIVYTEGKESRYNERHVSRKGGDFEAGSLIVLIDEGSASASEIVSGAIQDHDRGLIVGRRSFGKGLVQLPIALNDGSELRLTISRYYTPSGRCIQKPYGEDLDEYYRDDILTRYESGEVFHEDSIKINKELTFLTAGGRKVYGGGGIIPDHFVPIDTTGNSAYLNRLFSSNSIAEYSLNYYKKEQANLEAMGLENFLSRFEVSDQMLQDLAAYGASNGVEYDEDDFMESKALLTTYLKAFIGRSAWNNEGFYPVWNEQNEIYQRALNLFEEADALVTN; this is encoded by the coding sequence GTGTCAGAAAACAATAATTCACGTCAGGCCATTAGGTTGCCACTCCTTTTTTCCATTGCCCTTGCTCTCGGAGTATTCATCGGATCTCGCATGGGTAATCCCGGATCAGCTTTCAATAGTTTCGAAGGCAGCATGTCCAAGTTTAGAGAGGTCCTGTCCTACATCGAAAATGACTATGTAGATGAGGTAGATACAGAAGCCATCATGGATGAAGTGTTGGACGAAATGTTGGAAGAAGTAATTGAAGAAACGCTCCAACGGCTTGACCCACACACCAGCTATATTTCTACTACAGATATTGACCTCATTCGTTCACAGCTACAAGGCAACTTTGAAGGGATTGGTATAGAATTCAACATTTTCAAGGACACCATCTATGTAGTCGCTCCGCTGAGTGGTGGTCCTTCGGAAAAAGTAGGACTGCTATCAGGGGATAAAATCGTAAAAGTGGATGGTGAAACCATTGCCGGTGTTGGGTTTACCAACAGAGATGTCGTGTCCCGCCTAAGAGGAGAAAAAGGGTCTGCGGTAAATGTCAGCATCAAAAGGTCCGGAAATGATGACTTACTGAATTTTGAGATCATCAGGGATGTGATCCCACAGTATTCCGTGGATGTCGCATACATGGCTGATCCGAGCACTGGTTACATGAAAGTCAGCAAGTTTTCAGCTACCACCTACATGGAATTTAAGGAGGCATTACTCGGCTTGCAGGAAAAAGGCATGCAGCGACTAATCCTGGACCTTACTGGTAATACAGGAGGCTATCTAGACCGGGCCGTTGACATGGTAGATGAAATTTTGGAGGATGGAAAGCTCATCGTCTATACAGAAGGAAAAGAATCCAGGTATAATGAGCGGCATGTGTCCCGCAAAGGGGGTGATTTTGAAGCAGGCTCGCTGATCGTGTTGATCGATGAAGGATCCGCATCGGCTTCCGAGATTGTTTCCGGAGCCATTCAGGACCATGATCGTGGCCTGATCGTAGGAAGACGGTCTTTCGGAAAAGGACTGGTCCAATTACCAATAGCGCTGAATGACGGTTCCGAATTAAGACTGACCATTTCCAGGTACTATACGCCGAGTGGCAGATGCATTCAAAAACCTTATGGCGAAGACCTGGATGAGTATTATCGTGACGACATCCTGACGAGATATGAAAGTGGAGAAGTTTTTCACGAAGACAGCATCAAGATCAACAAAGAGTTGACATTCCTAACCGCAGGGGGAAGAAAAGTGTATGGTGGTGGAGGAATTATTCCTGACCACTTTGTCCCTATCGACACTACTGGAAATTCTGCCTATCTGAATCGTCTTTTTAGTTCCAATAGCATTGCGGAGTACAGTCTGAATTATTACAAAAAGGAACAGGCCAATCTAGAAGCCATGGGATTGGAAAACTTCTTATCGCGATTTGAAGTATCGGATCAAATGCTTCAGGACCTGGCAGCCTATGGTGCCTCCAATGGCGTGGAATACGACGAGGACGACTTTATGGAATCCAAAGCATTGCTCACGACCTACCTCAAAGCGTTCATTGGAAGAAGTGCATGGAATAATGAAGGCTTTTACCCAGTTTGGAATGAGCAAAACGAAATCTATCAACGAGCCCTTAACTTATTTGAAGAAGCAGACGCGTTGGTGACCAATTGA
- a CDS encoding carboxymuconolactone decarboxylase family protein, with protein MERISYQDIPQGMFDKLMAIESFIHESNLEMQLLEILRLRVSQINGCTYCMDMHHKELKATGETELRLSTICAWKDAPYFSDREKAALAFAEAITTIHQHTLTEEVFEGLSVHFSKAEIAYLTLAVSQINTWTRMMKTFKFTPGRYKVPERQAVS; from the coding sequence ATGGAACGAATTTCATATCAAGATATCCCACAGGGGATGTTCGACAAATTAATGGCCATAGAATCCTTTATTCACGAATCAAACCTGGAAATGCAATTACTGGAGATCTTAAGATTAAGGGTCTCACAAATCAATGGATGTACGTATTGCATGGACATGCATCATAAAGAGTTGAAAGCCACTGGTGAAACAGAATTACGACTTTCCACCATTTGTGCCTGGAAGGACGCTCCTTATTTTTCTGACAGGGAGAAAGCTGCTTTGGCCTTTGCCGAGGCAATTACCACCATTCACCAACATACGTTGACGGAAGAAGTATTCGAGGGTTTATCAGTTCATTTTAGCAAAGCGGAAATTGCTTACTTAACACTAGCAGTTTCCCAGATAAATACCTGGACCCGAATGATGAAGACATTCAAGTTTACACCGGGACGGTACAAGGTTCCTGAGAGACAAGCAGTATCTTAA
- a CDS encoding J domain-containing protein, which produces MTFYQILEVSPDASVEEIKASYRRLVKSYHPDVNPSPQAAEVIRLLTESYDVLSNDYRRRMYDLTLGGVAQPHIPVQETEEERYRREFRQKRKEEQRIKSERQFRQKLKFYQFQRWSQVFFLAIGVLFSIDYYLLSEPIDEQVVNIREGRLDGSKVQLENHRFISEDRLFLDHLKTPITDIQVVHSSVFGIPTRLVTQDKQGKQHQYRIYRNLHDLNNIFPLLLIAIGIVILFKRHYADWALTLGIIPFFLGGFLLMSIVVLW; this is translated from the coding sequence TTGACCTTTTATCAGATCCTTGAAGTGAGTCCTGACGCGAGCGTCGAGGAAATAAAAGCTTCCTACAGGAGACTGGTCAAGAGTTATCACCCCGATGTAAATCCATCTCCGCAAGCCGCGGAAGTGATCCGGCTTCTTACGGAATCGTACGATGTGTTGTCCAATGACTATCGGCGGAGGATGTATGACCTCACCTTGGGCGGTGTAGCTCAGCCTCACATTCCAGTACAGGAAACTGAGGAAGAAAGGTATAGAAGAGAATTTCGGCAGAAACGCAAAGAAGAGCAACGCATCAAGTCCGAGCGTCAATTTCGGCAAAAGCTTAAGTTCTATCAATTTCAGCGTTGGTCACAGGTGTTTTTCCTGGCTATTGGGGTGTTGTTCTCCATTGATTACTACCTCTTGTCTGAGCCCATCGATGAGCAAGTAGTCAACATAAGAGAAGGCCGACTCGATGGAAGTAAGGTACAGTTGGAAAACCATCGTTTCATCTCTGAAGATCGATTGTTTTTAGATCACTTGAAAACTCCGATCACTGATATTCAGGTGGTACATTCGTCGGTATTCGGTATCCCTACGCGTTTGGTGACCCAGGACAAACAGGGAAAACAGCATCAATATCGCATCTATCGCAACCTGCACGATCTCAATAATATTTTCCCTTTATTGTTGATTGCGATTGGCATTGTGATCCTCTTCAAACGACACTATGCAGACTGGGCATTGACACTTGGGATTATTCCCTTTTTCCTGGGAGGATTTCTATTGATGTCTATAGTGGTCTTATGGTAG
- a CDS encoding Crp/Fnr family transcriptional regulator — MESLKKYLNDIYPLSNSVLDEYLSYWSEIHLPKKQLMTSPGQVEKHLYFTKVGIQKSYYLKNGKQHVLTFASAPSFSGILESFFIQKPSRYFLETISDSFFLRIPSSKHQEMLQKHTEIGTLFRKVTEVFLDGVIQRQHELMALDMETRFRVFTERSAHLLQNIPQKDISSYLRIDATNFSKLINNIPI; from the coding sequence ATGGAATCACTCAAAAAGTATCTTAATGATATATATCCACTAAGTAATTCCGTACTTGATGAATACCTTTCATATTGGAGTGAAATTCACCTTCCTAAAAAACAGTTGATGACTTCCCCCGGTCAGGTAGAAAAGCACCTGTACTTCACGAAAGTGGGAATCCAAAAATCATATTACCTAAAAAACGGAAAACAACACGTCTTGACGTTTGCCAGTGCGCCCTCCTTTAGTGGCATTCTTGAATCATTTTTTATCCAAAAACCTTCACGGTATTTCCTGGAAACAATTTCTGATAGCTTTTTCTTAAGGATACCAAGCTCCAAACATCAGGAGATGCTCCAGAAACACACGGAAATTGGGACACTTTTCAGAAAAGTGACTGAGGTCTTCCTTGATGGAGTCATACAACGTCAACACGAACTGATGGCCTTGGATATGGAAACCCGATTCCGTGTTTTTACTGAGCGAAGTGCACATTTATTGCAAAACATCCCTCAAAAAGATATCTCTTCCTATCTAAGGATCGATGCCACTAATTTCAGCAAACTCATCAATAACATCCCAATATAG
- a CDS encoding hemerythrin domain-containing protein, whose amino-acid sequence MSVLKKSIASVIEENFVYARALHYLGIEFFDNEQKTLSEICEERGISRQKMIKCFYDFDNSKKCSFAELSRYPVDLLLEYLKHSHHLFIKEKLPYISHLLDSLKASFASDLKEIFPVFVEDFIKHIYEEEDQLFRYVSSLSKVKQKKVANPAAELLQYRNFSLEKIRVEHDNEDEMGNLRDLIEGLPSNDLHTRVIINELKSFDREVLYHAEIENEILFPKAIILEGEITERMSRLSRMN is encoded by the coding sequence ATGAGCGTACTCAAAAAATCCATAGCATCCGTGATAGAAGAGAACTTCGTATATGCGAGGGCACTCCACTATTTAGGTATTGAGTTTTTTGATAATGAACAAAAAACGCTCAGCGAGATTTGTGAGGAACGCGGCATCAGTCGGCAGAAGATGATCAAGTGTTTCTACGATTTCGATAACAGCAAAAAATGCTCGTTCGCGGAATTGTCCAGGTATCCGGTTGACTTACTGTTGGAATATCTGAAGCATTCGCATCATTTATTTATCAAAGAAAAGCTTCCTTACATTTCGCATCTGCTGGATAGCCTGAAGGCATCTTTTGCCAGTGATTTGAAAGAGATCTTCCCGGTTTTTGTGGAAGATTTTATCAAACATATCTACGAAGAGGAGGACCAACTTTTCCGCTACGTTAGCTCTTTGAGTAAGGTCAAGCAAAAGAAAGTGGCCAATCCTGCTGCGGAATTGCTTCAATATCGAAATTTCTCGCTTGAGAAGATCCGGGTGGAACACGATAATGAAGATGAAATGGGCAATTTGCGAGATTTGATTGAAGGCCTGCCTTCCAATGACCTGCATACCCGTGTCATCATCAATGAGCTTAAATCATTTGATCGAGAAGTGTTGTACCACGCTGAGATTGAAAACGAGATCTTATTCCCGAAAGCAATTATTCTTGAAGGTGAAATCACCGAAAGGATGTCTCGTTTGAGCAGAATGAACTAA
- a CDS encoding DUF4097 family beta strand repeat-containing protein: MKKLKLITLLLAMVPMIALAQEQKIERTFEGIEEIEISVGPGDAIFEKSPDNKVYLTVTHNIDDYQPSIEQRGDRLRIREDNKRGNWRGSATWRFQVPDNTEIDFNTGSGDFEISGLTAEISVNSGSGSLNFSDFKGEAKGNSGSGDINFEDVEGEFRMNTGSGDVEGEKVRGYLSCNTGSGEIEIEDLTLTDNSSFNSGSGNVEVSLAAPLDYDLSLNSGSGDAVLDFNGNKIEGLIVMSANKRSGRIVAPFEFDKEEEEDNGGRYNVTIRKTAKIGNKDVRISIGTGSGTAEIEK; encoded by the coding sequence ATGAAAAAGCTCAAATTAATCACACTTCTGCTCGCGATGGTACCAATGATCGCATTAGCGCAGGAGCAAAAGATCGAACGTACGTTTGAAGGAATTGAAGAAATTGAAATTTCTGTCGGTCCTGGGGATGCCATCTTTGAAAAAAGCCCTGACAATAAGGTTTATCTGACGGTCACGCATAACATTGACGACTATCAGCCCAGCATAGAACAAAGAGGGGATCGGCTTAGAATTCGGGAAGACAATAAGCGCGGAAACTGGCGAGGAAGCGCTACCTGGAGATTTCAGGTGCCAGATAATACGGAAATTGATTTCAATACTGGTTCTGGAGACTTTGAAATATCGGGTCTTACCGCTGAGATTAGTGTGAATTCCGGTTCCGGAAGCCTGAACTTTAGCGATTTCAAAGGGGAAGCAAAAGGAAATTCGGGTTCCGGTGACATCAACTTCGAAGACGTTGAAGGAGAATTTCGAATGAACACAGGAAGTGGAGATGTAGAGGGTGAAAAAGTACGTGGCTATCTGTCTTGCAATACTGGTTCAGGTGAGATTGAAATCGAAGACCTGACATTAACAGATAATTCCAGCTTTAATTCTGGTTCAGGTAATGTGGAAGTAAGCCTCGCCGCTCCTTTGGATTATGACCTTTCACTGAACAGCGGATCAGGAGATGCCGTTCTCGACTTCAATGGAAACAAGATCGAAGGCTTGATTGTCATGTCGGCCAATAAAAGAAGTGGCAGAATCGTTGCTCCGTTCGAGTTTGATAAAGAAGAAGAGGAAGACAATGGTGGTCGGTACAATGTGACCATCAGAAAGACGGCCAAAATTGGGAATAAGGATGTACGCATCAGCATTGGTACCGGGTCAGGTACTGCGGAAATAGAAAAATAA
- a CDS encoding glycosyltransferase, which translates to MAKERSSLRRITRKQVSQSLLLEAAWEVVNQVGGIYTVVRSKTPDIIKKWGDNYILLGPYMPQQAASEFEPLEDLKGPVGKAVQTMRENGIVVHYGVWLVSGRPKVILFDLGSVMHRLGEIKYLLWEDHGISSPGEDHLINDVIAFGELIKIFVSTLEHQEGFDKKLILHIHEWMAASGVPALRKEGTKAKIVFTTHATMLGRYLAMNDPNFYDHLSFMDWEKEAKHFNIETAVGLERAAAHGCHIFSTVSEVTAKECRQLLGREPDVLLPNGINNQRFEALHEFQNLHLEYKNRIHQFTMAHFFSSYNFDLDKTLYFFTSGRYEYRNKGYDLTLEALARLNHRLKTENSDVTIVMFFITKRPFSTINPQILQTRAVLEEFKYTVENIKRQVGERLLFEALEQDSPKLPDLSKFVDDYWRLRYRRTLQSWKSDQLPPVVTHNLHDDASDDILNFLRTSNLVNNEDDRVKIVYHPDFINYTNPLFSMEYSQFVRGCHMGVFPSYYEPWGYTPLECLARGVPAITSDLAGFGDYTQENVKDPHLSGIHVVKRNERSFDDAAGQLANKLYNFIRLSRRERIDLRNKVEASAQLFDWSNLTRYYEQAYDMCLKLD; encoded by the coding sequence ATGGCAAAAGAAAGATCTTCATTACGTCGTATTACACGAAAGCAAGTCAGCCAGTCCTTGTTGCTGGAGGCTGCCTGGGAAGTAGTCAACCAGGTCGGTGGAATCTACACGGTTGTTCGTTCAAAAACACCCGATATCATCAAAAAATGGGGTGATAATTACATTTTGCTAGGTCCATACATGCCACAGCAGGCGGCTTCTGAGTTTGAACCGTTAGAGGATTTGAAAGGACCGGTCGGAAAAGCCGTGCAAACCATGCGGGAAAACGGAATAGTGGTTCACTATGGTGTCTGGCTGGTGAGTGGACGGCCCAAAGTTATCCTGTTTGACCTGGGATCGGTTATGCATCGTCTGGGAGAGATCAAATATTTGCTTTGGGAAGACCATGGTATTTCCTCTCCGGGAGAGGATCATTTGATCAATGATGTCATTGCCTTTGGCGAGTTGATAAAGATTTTTGTTTCGACCCTTGAGCATCAGGAGGGGTTTGATAAGAAACTGATCCTGCATATCCACGAATGGATGGCGGCTTCCGGTGTGCCAGCTTTGAGAAAAGAAGGAACCAAAGCCAAGATTGTTTTTACTACCCACGCGACCATGCTTGGGCGATACCTCGCCATGAATGATCCCAATTTCTATGACCACCTCTCTTTCATGGACTGGGAAAAGGAGGCAAAACATTTCAACATTGAAACGGCCGTAGGTCTGGAGCGTGCAGCGGCACATGGTTGCCATATATTTAGTACGGTCAGTGAAGTAACCGCCAAAGAATGTCGCCAATTATTGGGAAGAGAACCAGATGTGCTTTTACCCAATGGTATCAACAATCAGCGATTCGAGGCACTGCATGAATTCCAGAACCTCCACCTGGAATACAAGAACCGGATCCATCAATTTACGATGGCACACTTCTTTTCCAGCTACAATTTTGATTTGGACAAGACCTTATATTTCTTCACCTCAGGTAGGTATGAGTATCGAAACAAAGGTTATGATCTGACGCTAGAAGCCCTGGCTCGTTTGAACCATCGCCTGAAAACTGAAAATTCGGACGTCACTATTGTGATGTTCTTCATCACCAAAAGACCTTTCTCTACCATCAACCCACAAATCTTACAGACGCGTGCGGTGTTGGAAGAATTCAAATACACGGTAGAAAACATCAAACGGCAAGTCGGTGAGCGGCTGCTCTTTGAGGCATTAGAACAGGATAGCCCCAAATTGCCGGACCTTAGCAAGTTTGTGGATGATTACTGGCGATTGCGCTATCGCAGAACCTTGCAGTCCTGGAAATCTGATCAGCTACCACCGGTAGTGACGCATAACCTCCACGATGATGCGTCGGATGATATCCTCAATTTCCTTCGGACGTCCAATCTGGTGAATAATGAAGATGACCGGGTGAAAATTGTTTATCACCCTGATTTCATCAACTATACAAACCCACTGTTCTCAATGGAATACAGCCAGTTTGTGCGAGGGTGTCATATGGGCGTGTTCCCAAGCTATTATGAACCATGGGGTTATACGCCTCTTGAGTGTCTGGCCAGGGGAGTCCCGGCTATCACCAGTGACCTGGCTGGCTTTGGGGATTATACCCAGGAAAATGTGAAAGACCCTCATTTGTCTGGCATCCATGTCGTGAAACGAAATGAGCGAAGCTTCGATGATGCAGCGGGACAGCTGGCCAACAAGCTTTACAATTTCATTCGATTGTCACGAAGGGAGCGCATTGACCTTAGGAATAAAGTGGAGGCTTCCGCACAATTGTTCGACTGGTCCAATCTGACCAGGTACTACGAACAAGCCTATGACATGTGTCTGAAACTCGATTGA